Genomic window (Ruminococcus flavefaciens AE3010):
ATTGTTTATGATCCCGATAATGTGTTCGAGGAGGTCAATGTCCATCATGTGCTTTCGTGAGAAGTTAACAGAGATACGCACAACATTGCTGCCCTCGTCCAGCCAGCGGCGTATATCACTGCACACTGTCTCCAGCATATAGAAGTCCAGCTGACAGATGTCGGTATTCTGCTCCAGTATTGGTATGAAATCTAAGGGCGGAACGATACTGCCGTCCTTTATCCAGCGGCAAAGAGCCTCTGCACCCACCAGCTTGCCTGTGGCGATATCGATCTTGGGCTGATAGAATACCTTGAATTCCTTGCGTTTCAGCGCCTGTGGGAAGAGCTTCTGGATATGCATGCGCTTTTCTCTGCCGACTTCCATTTTGTCATCAAAGAAAATAATGCTGTCCTTGCCGCCCAGCTTTGCAGTCTGACAGGCGGGAAGTATTCTGTCCATAATATCGCCCGGGGCGTCGCATCTGAAACCGTTAGGTATGCGGAAAACGCCTACGCTGGCTGACAGCAGGATGCGCTTGCCCGTACTGTTATCATAAATGACAGGAGTACCTTTGAGAACACTTAAGATCTCGTCAAGGAGACAGTCATCGAAGATACCTGTGAAATTATCTCCGCCTATTCGGCATATAATGCCCTTTTCGCCGACGATCTCCTTTAGTATCCTGATAAAGTTGTAAATAGCCACATCTCCTGCTTCTCTGCCAATATCGCGGTTAATGAGGGTCAGATGGCGGAGATTGAAATATACGGCTGCATTGCCGCCAAGAGCGTTCTTTTTATTGAGCATCTCGATATACCGCATGAATGAACGGACGTTTGGATAGCCCACATTGTCAAAGAATATGAATTTCTCGACTACGCCTTCCATTCTGTGACGGCTGATAAAGCTGAGGACAGCTCTCATTGCCGTACTGAGCTTTTCTTCTTCTTCGGTGTCAAGAGGATCTTCATCGGGCTCTCTGTAAGCAGATGTATTGATGACTACCGCTGACTTTGCAACTACACGCTCGGTTCGGTACAATACGCCTTTTTTGCCGTTATCATAGCCTACCTTGATATCGCCGATGCCTTTTTTCTCGTCATCTCCATTGAGGTAAAACTCCGATGTGACCTTAGTCAGTTTGAAGAATACGCATAGCTTGGCAACAGACGCTATTATTTCGTCTTCGTTGTAGACTGCACCCTTGGTCATGTTGCTTATCAGCTCTTCAAACAATCTATAAAATTCAAAAGCTCTTTCATTAGTCATAACAATCTCTCCATTTTACGTATGGATTCCCCTATTATTAAATACATTATAACATAAATCAACAGCTAATTCAAGTGAATTTTGAAGTTTTGCACAGATAGTTTGAAAATTCTTTTTAGATTAAAGTACATATTTAACGAGAAGCATACTGCGGCAAAGCCTGTTGTCGGATATTAAGCATTTGGCATTGATTTTTGCGGCAATATATGTTAGTATAATAGAATATAACAGGAAAAGAGGTACCATATGATACAGGATATAGGAGAAAACGTTTTCAGGAACGAATTTGCGCTGCGCAGGGAGCCTGCGGCTTCCGACAGGGTAATAGTATACAGGGAAGGCGAAATGGCGTGCAGTGTTGAAAACAATGCCATTGCCTTTCCGCAGGTTAGGGAGCTCCCCGAGACGTATGCGGAAAAGCTGATATATCTTTTTGAGGTGGAGGGAGAAGCCTTCTTTCTGCTGCTGACAGACAGCGGTGAAGGTCCTGAGCTCCCCGAAAAGTACACATTCGGCAGTATCAGGAAGATACGCAGCACCGACCCGCAGCCGCAGAAGTATCTGTTTGCGGCAGTTACTGCACATCATCTTGCGGAGTGGTATATCGGCAGCCGTTTCTGCGGACGCTGCGGCGCGGAAAATAGTCACGACAGCAGCGAGAGAGCCATGGTCTGCCCGAAATGCGGCAAAAAGTTCTACCCGAGGATTGACCCTGCGGTGATAGTGGGAGTGGTCAGCGGCGATAAGCTGCTCATAACCCGCTACAGAACAGGCTTTGCCCACAATGCGCTGGTGGCAGGCTTTACGGAGATAGGAGAGTCCTTTGAAGCAACGGTCTCCCGTGAGGTCATGGAGGAAACAGGCATAAAAGTAAAGAATATCCGCTATTACAAGTCTCAGCCGTGGGGCATTGCCGCCAATATCCTTGCAGGCTTTTTCTGTGAGGCTGACGGTGACAGTACCATACATATGGACGAAAACGAGCTGAAATACGCAGAATGGCTCGGCAGGGAGGAGATAGTGCTCCAGCCCTACGACCACAGCCTTACCAATGAGATGATGAAGCTTTTCAAGAGCAAGGGACGTGGAGTGCTCGGCAAGTAGCTTTTGCAATATTCACATAAATTTAACTGGACATATAAAAACTTATGTGATATAATTAGTATAGGATATCAATAGAGTATCCTTGCACCTAAAAAACTGCCTGTTCGGCTGAAAGGAGAAATTATGGATTATCAGGAATTTGTGGATCATATCGAACCAATGACATGTGTAATATCCGTGGAAAAGTTCTCGGACGGCAGTTATGGCAATATTCGCCTTGTGGCAGGCAATAAGGCGTATGTTGATTCTATAGAGAATCCTGACAATGTTTCTTCAAATCAGATGCTGAATAACAAGTTCGTACCGAATTCTCCTTATGAAAACTATATTCCCAAGGATCTGAACTTTGAAGCGGCTATCTACAGCTGCGCCTTAATGAAGAAGCCTTTCCATACCTATATACACCCCGAGAGGTACAGCTTCTGGATAGATATGTATATGATGCCCCTTGCGTCACCTGACCCCAATGTGGGCTACTGCACATACACTCAGGAGTTCACCATGGAGAAGAACAGCGAGCGCATGTCAAATATCTCGGCGGATAT
Coding sequences:
- a CDS encoding putative bifunctional diguanylate cyclase/phosphodiesterase; this translates as MTNERAFEFYRLFEELISNMTKGAVYNEDEIIASVAKLCVFFKLTKVTSEFYLNGDDEKKGIGDIKVGYDNGKKGVLYRTERVVAKSAVVINTSAYREPDEDPLDTEEEEKLSTAMRAVLSFISRHRMEGVVEKFIFFDNVGYPNVRSFMRYIEMLNKKNALGGNAAVYFNLRHLTLINRDIGREAGDVAIYNFIRILKEIVGEKGIICRIGGDNFTGIFDDCLLDEILSVLKGTPVIYDNSTGKRILLSASVGVFRIPNGFRCDAPGDIMDRILPACQTAKLGGKDSIIFFDDKMEVGREKRMHIQKLFPQALKRKEFKVFYQPKIDIATGKLVGAEALCRWIKDGSIVPPLDFIPILEQNTDICQLDFYMLETVCSDIRRWLDEGSNVVRISVNFSRKHMMDIDLLEHIIGIINNYNVPHEYIEIELTETTTDVEFRDLKRVVSGLKKEGIFTSIDDFGMGFSSLNLLRDIPWSVLKVDKSFLPVDDDTSTTRAVTFKHVVAMANDLGLECVAEGVETQNQVKVLRDNRCMYAQGFLFDKPLPLEDFEERLRNGHYDVEA
- the nudC gene encoding NAD(+) diphosphatase, giving the protein MIQDIGENVFRNEFALRREPAASDRVIVYREGEMACSVENNAIAFPQVRELPETYAEKLIYLFEVEGEAFFLLLTDSGEGPELPEKYTFGSIRKIRSTDPQPQKYLFAAVTAHHLAEWYIGSRFCGRCGAENSHDSSERAMVCPKCGKKFYPRIDPAVIVGVVSGDKLLITRYRTGFAHNALVAGFTEIGESFEATVSREVMEETGIKVKNIRYYKSQPWGIAANILAGFFCEADGDSTIHMDENELKYAEWLGREEIVLQPYDHSLTNEMMKLFKSKGRGVLGK